In one window of Verrucomicrobiia bacterium DNA:
- a CDS encoding response regulator transcription factor — protein sequence MRVILVDDEPLARDRLRAMLAKESDVEIVAECGDGKEALQAIRKQNPDVVFLDIQMPELDGFGVLGQIKADRMPEVIFVTAFDEFAVKAFEVHALDYLLKPFDRDRLREALGRARERLRASSPAGLTERIDALLASLEAEKDKDKDRDKERSDKPGPDRLALKVDGRVIFLRPADIDWLEAQDNYVKVHVGREAHLVRDTLSNFEGRIDPRRFIRIARSTIVNIDRVREMQPMFHGEYVVILHDGSKLTMSRGYRDTLQQYLGGK from the coding sequence ATGCGCGTCATTCTGGTGGACGACGAACCATTGGCCCGGGACCGGTTGCGGGCGATGCTGGCCAAGGAATCCGATGTGGAGATCGTGGCCGAGTGCGGCGACGGGAAGGAGGCGTTGCAGGCGATCCGGAAGCAGAATCCGGACGTGGTGTTTCTGGACATCCAGATGCCGGAGCTGGACGGGTTCGGGGTGCTGGGGCAGATCAAGGCCGACCGGATGCCGGAGGTGATATTCGTGACGGCCTTCGATGAGTTCGCGGTGAAGGCGTTCGAGGTGCACGCGCTGGATTACCTGTTGAAGCCGTTCGACCGGGACCGGTTGCGGGAGGCGCTGGGGCGGGCGCGGGAGCGGTTGCGGGCTTCGTCGCCGGCGGGATTGACGGAGCGGATCGACGCGTTGCTGGCCTCGTTGGAGGCGGAGAAGGACAAGGACAAGGACAGGGACAAGGAACGTTCGGACAAGCCGGGTCCGGACCGGCTGGCGCTGAAGGTGGACGGGCGGGTGATCTTTCTGCGGCCGGCGGACATCGACTGGCTGGAGGCGCAGGACAACTACGTGAAGGTGCATGTCGGGCGCGAGGCGCACCTGGTGCGGGATACGCTGTCGAATTTCGAGGGCCGGATCGATCCGCGCCGGTTCATCCGGATTGCGCGGTCGACGATCGTCAACATCGACCGGGTGCGGGAGATGCAGCCGATGTTTCATGGGGAGTACGTGGTGATCCTGCACGACGGGAGCAAGCTGACGATGAGCCGGGGGTATCGGGACACGTTGCAGCAGTATCTCGGCGGGAAGTGA
- a CDS encoding Ig-like domain-containing protein, whose translation MSWFSGIRATTLVPMFASMRFVRVGRCPRGLSQIAGMLALWVACLVGVSRAGAQGTGDGDWLRFVEVRPGLAGTLNLVAAASPGAEVVLLWGETVERIDVPIATERAGADGTLSFEVERTGAGAGYFRGLVVGGTRWVEVSPAPGEEGVALTRETIFRFDGALAEGTTVGATELTASFGGRRLLSRVEVSRDRRTVSLFYLEPLPANARVQVRWDAAGLRDERGREPDWGGLRGADGVVAFEFGTLGTQTLPGTVVVGRVLASELVPDGNGGMTNRPLSGVTISVDGAEETIRATTDAEGWFRLDPSPSGRFFVTVDGRTAEGSAWPTGAYYPFVGKAWEAQPGRTNLANGNGEIYLPRIAAGSLVTVSAMEETAITFPADVLAANPALEGVSIRVPANGLFANDGTRGGRVGIAPVASDRLPEPLPAGLAFPLVITIQTDGPLNFDAPVPVRFPNLPDPVTGEVLPPGAPTALWSFNHDTGRWEIQGSMTVTADGRHVDTDPGVGVRQPGWHGARPGTQSRGGRSWFGGGSEGSGESEEVTDPCRRSLRDVAFSAIGENWQAIGECATSWLPWKAVRSGADCAMSLAGTMSDLLGRARRTREEIREHPGATGRNLFRIFLVGAKVVVDGHAALLDCVKKAAVGTVVDRFLNCGTALAGTADSVCRGYLPPAGCAPSPALTRTCVVTGAAVQGMRAASAVATGEDFHGAEDLQEKVTAGVGLVKDLVDVGLELVGGEAQATGRALAGLPGVPDDAVILALMDDLVGALEVAAGLSGSTAALYDATAGALEARDGVALRLGELVAVAGQRVSSPVYYAIEVGDVVLRGTAVQDIVAILGPELDYRLTVVEPRRGLYGETYGVSARNGAVTTFPAVALLPYGDRADSDGDGLPDVAEWVIGTDPGLADTDGDGISDGAEVRAGTDPLDGLPVRTGVIASAPATGVAVHVAVRDDWAVTANGTAGITVFEVSDPFAPRRWAELDTPGNALEVALGRGIAAVADGPAGLTVVDVNGPLGTRLRHRVPLGGTAVTVALEAVRAWVGLSSGDLVGVDLETGQAGLRLRFPGAVDGVALEGDVLHVLTRTALLLYRMVDGTPVRAGEVAVAGQTSPLETGRKLFVGDGLAYVGHFTGFTVVDVRDPMAPRVVGTPPVTQAAVHGLAANGSGVLLAVTSFGGTQTLAVSMYDVREATDTTRSLATFETPGTARAVAIYRGLGYVADGARGLQVLNYLPYDRLGVPPTIGLGGDFVITNGVPAWIEGRPARLTARVTDDVQVREVTFHADGVQIGRDGSFPFEHRLVVPAWHPERVVVVRARAIDTGGNATWSEPVSVRILPDPTPPAVRSVQPGDGARVGAVSAVRVTFTKPVDPDTLAGALELVGAGPDEAFDTPDDRVPAGLTLSYRALEQAAVWTVPDMLAAGRYRVRVLPSVRDLTGNALAEAVVSTFATGAFPDADGDCLPDDLERVLELDPFNPDTDGNGVLDGDEDFAGDGISNCEAVFLGKPLVPVLASGRSVVATLRVGGVGRYQIDAAAGERLLANVGWMSGSGTPHLRVYGPDGVLVNPDGAATVSFLEFEAAVAGTYYVLVRDVGDNQALGYRLTLVRVPGDQEPDDEVAGLVSGRSVEGVLPLGDLDVFTYGAGVGERLIVNVGWMSGSGTPHLRVYGPDGVLVNPDEAATVSFLEFEVAVAGTYSFVVRDVGDNQAMGYRLTLVRVPGDQEPNDEVAGLVSGRSVEGVLPLGDLDVFTYAAGVGERLIVNLGWMSGSGTPHLRVYGPDGVLVNPDGAATVSFLEFEAAVAGTYTFVVREVGDNHAMGYRLTLVRVPGEQEPNDEAAGLVSGRSVEGVLPLGDLDVFTYAAGVGERLIVNLGWMSGSGTPHLRVYGPDGVLVNPDGAATVSFLEFEAAVAGTYFFVVREVGDNHAMGYRLTLLRVPGEQEPNDEAAGLVSGRSVEGVLPLGDLDVFTYAAGVGERLIVNLGWMSGSGTPHLRVYGPDGVLVNPDGAATVSFLEFEVAVAGTYTFVVREVGDNHSMGYRLTLLRVPGAQEPNDEAVELAAGVPVTGLLPLGDLDVFQFGAVVGEPIRIGVVWVSGSGTPHVRMYGPRGNLLNPQPGVFAASLDLVAGESGTHTVVVRERGDDHAMGYRLTREP comes from the coding sequence ATGAGTTGGTTTTCCGGGATTCGGGCGACGACTCTGGTTCCGATGTTTGCGTCGATGCGGTTCGTCCGTGTGGGGAGATGTCCCCGAGGTCTTTCCCAGATTGCCGGCATGCTGGCGTTGTGGGTGGCGTGTCTGGTGGGGGTGTCGCGGGCGGGAGCCCAGGGAACCGGCGACGGGGATTGGCTGCGGTTTGTGGAGGTGCGACCGGGCCTGGCGGGCACGTTGAACCTGGTGGCGGCGGCGTCTCCGGGGGCGGAGGTGGTGCTGTTGTGGGGCGAGACGGTCGAGAGGATCGATGTGCCGATCGCCACGGAGCGTGCGGGGGCGGACGGGACGCTGTCGTTCGAGGTCGAGCGGACGGGGGCGGGCGCGGGTTATTTTCGGGGCCTGGTCGTTGGGGGGACGCGGTGGGTCGAGGTGTCGCCGGCGCCGGGCGAGGAGGGGGTGGCGTTGACGCGGGAGACGATCTTCCGGTTCGACGGCGCCCTGGCGGAGGGGACGACGGTGGGGGCGACGGAATTGACGGCGTCGTTCGGCGGACGGCGGCTGTTGTCGCGGGTGGAGGTGTCGCGGGATCGGCGGACGGTGTCGTTGTTTTATCTGGAGCCGTTGCCGGCGAATGCACGGGTGCAGGTGCGGTGGGATGCGGCGGGGTTGCGGGATGAGCGGGGGCGGGAACCCGACTGGGGCGGTCTCCGGGGTGCTGACGGGGTGGTGGCCTTCGAGTTCGGGACGTTGGGGACGCAGACGCTTCCGGGAACGGTCGTAGTGGGACGGGTGCTGGCGTCGGAGCTGGTGCCGGACGGGAATGGGGGCATGACGAACCGGCCGTTGTCCGGGGTGACGATCTCGGTGGACGGGGCGGAGGAGACGATCCGGGCGACGACGGATGCGGAGGGGTGGTTCCGGCTGGACCCGAGTCCGTCGGGGCGATTCTTCGTGACGGTGGATGGGCGGACGGCGGAGGGGAGCGCCTGGCCGACGGGGGCGTACTACCCGTTTGTGGGGAAGGCGTGGGAAGCGCAGCCGGGCCGGACGAATCTGGCGAACGGGAACGGGGAGATCTACCTGCCGCGGATTGCGGCGGGCAGCCTGGTGACGGTGAGCGCCATGGAGGAGACGGCGATCACCTTTCCGGCGGACGTGCTGGCGGCGAATCCGGCGCTGGAGGGGGTGTCGATCCGGGTTCCGGCGAACGGGCTGTTCGCGAATGACGGCACGCGCGGGGGGCGGGTGGGCATTGCGCCGGTGGCGTCCGACCGGTTGCCGGAGCCGTTGCCGGCGGGGCTGGCGTTTCCGCTGGTGATCACCATCCAGACCGACGGGCCGCTGAACTTCGATGCGCCGGTGCCGGTGCGGTTCCCGAATTTGCCGGACCCGGTGACTGGCGAGGTGTTGCCGCCGGGGGCCCCGACCGCGCTCTGGAGTTTCAATCACGACACGGGGCGCTGGGAGATCCAGGGGTCGATGACGGTGACGGCGGACGGCCGGCATGTGGACACGGATCCTGGGGTTGGGGTGCGGCAGCCGGGGTGGCACGGGGCCCGTCCGGGGACCCAGAGCCGGGGCGGGAGATCGTGGTTCGGGGGAGGTTCGGAGGGTTCGGGTGAATCGGAGGAGGTGACGGATCCGTGCCGGCGATCGTTGAGGGATGTGGCCTTCTCGGCGATCGGGGAGAACTGGCAGGCGATCGGGGAGTGCGCGACGAGCTGGCTGCCGTGGAAGGCGGTCCGAAGCGGCGCCGACTGCGCGATGTCGCTGGCGGGGACGATGTCGGATCTGCTGGGGCGGGCGCGCCGGACCCGCGAGGAGATTCGGGAGCACCCGGGAGCGACCGGACGGAACCTGTTCCGTATTTTTCTGGTGGGCGCGAAGGTGGTGGTGGATGGGCATGCGGCGTTGCTGGACTGCGTGAAGAAGGCGGCGGTGGGGACGGTGGTGGACCGGTTCCTGAACTGCGGGACGGCGCTGGCGGGAACGGCGGACTCGGTGTGCCGGGGCTATCTGCCGCCGGCGGGTTGCGCTCCGAGTCCCGCGCTGACGCGGACCTGTGTGGTGACCGGGGCGGCGGTGCAGGGGATGCGGGCGGCTTCGGCGGTGGCGACGGGGGAGGATTTCCATGGGGCCGAGGATTTGCAGGAGAAAGTGACGGCGGGGGTCGGGCTGGTGAAGGACCTGGTGGATGTCGGGCTGGAGCTGGTGGGGGGCGAAGCGCAGGCGACGGGTCGGGCGCTGGCGGGGTTGCCTGGGGTGCCGGACGACGCGGTGATCCTGGCGCTGATGGACGATCTGGTGGGGGCGTTGGAGGTGGCGGCGGGACTGTCGGGATCGACGGCCGCGTTGTACGACGCGACGGCCGGGGCGCTGGAGGCGCGGGATGGGGTGGCGCTGCGACTGGGGGAACTGGTGGCGGTGGCGGGGCAGCGGGTTTCATCGCCGGTGTATTACGCCATCGAGGTTGGGGACGTGGTGCTGCGCGGGACCGCGGTTCAGGACATTGTGGCGATTCTGGGGCCTGAACTCGACTACCGGCTGACGGTGGTCGAGCCGCGCCGGGGTTTGTACGGCGAGACCTATGGCGTGAGTGCGCGGAACGGAGCCGTCACGACGTTTCCGGCGGTGGCGCTGCTGCCGTACGGGGACCGGGCGGACAGCGATGGCGACGGGCTTCCGGACGTGGCGGAGTGGGTGATCGGGACGGATCCGGGTCTGGCCGACACGGACGGGGACGGGATTTCGGACGGGGCGGAAGTGCGGGCGGGGACGGATCCGCTGGACGGGTTGCCGGTGCGGACGGGGGTGATTGCGTCGGCGCCGGCGACCGGGGTGGCGGTGCATGTGGCGGTGCGGGACGACTGGGCGGTGACGGCCAACGGGACCGCGGGCATCACGGTATTCGAGGTTTCGGATCCGTTTGCGCCACGGCGCTGGGCGGAGCTGGACACGCCGGGGAACGCGCTTGAGGTGGCGTTGGGGCGGGGCATCGCGGCGGTGGCGGACGGGCCGGCGGGATTGACCGTCGTGGATGTGAACGGGCCGTTGGGGACGCGGTTGCGGCATCGGGTTCCGCTGGGGGGAACGGCGGTGACGGTGGCGTTGGAGGCGGTGCGGGCGTGGGTGGGGTTGTCCTCCGGGGACTTGGTGGGTGTGGATCTCGAGACGGGCCAGGCGGGTTTGCGGCTGCGGTTCCCGGGGGCGGTCGATGGGGTCGCGTTGGAGGGGGATGTGCTGCATGTCCTCACGCGGACGGCGCTGTTGCTGTACCGGATGGTGGATGGGACACCGGTGCGGGCGGGGGAGGTGGCGGTGGCGGGTCAGACCTCGCCGCTGGAGACGGGGCGCAAGCTGTTTGTCGGGGATGGGCTGGCATACGTCGGGCACTTTACGGGGTTTACGGTCGTGGATGTGCGGGACCCGATGGCACCGCGGGTGGTGGGGACCCCGCCGGTGACCCAGGCGGCCGTGCACGGGCTGGCGGCGAACGGGAGCGGGGTGTTGCTGGCGGTCACGAGTTTCGGGGGGACGCAGACCCTGGCGGTTTCGATGTACGACGTGCGGGAAGCGACGGACACCACGCGGTCGCTGGCCACCTTCGAGACGCCGGGGACGGCGCGGGCGGTGGCAATTTACCGGGGCCTGGGGTATGTGGCGGATGGGGCGCGGGGATTGCAGGTTTTGAACTATCTGCCGTACGACCGCCTGGGGGTGCCGCCGACGATCGGGTTGGGAGGCGACTTCGTGATCACGAACGGGGTGCCGGCGTGGATCGAGGGACGCCCGGCGCGGTTGACGGCGCGGGTGACCGACGATGTGCAGGTGCGGGAGGTGACCTTCCATGCGGATGGCGTGCAGATCGGCCGGGACGGTTCGTTTCCCTTCGAGCACCGGCTGGTGGTCCCCGCGTGGCATCCGGAGCGCGTCGTGGTGGTGCGGGCCCGGGCGATTGACACCGGGGGCAACGCGACATGGAGCGAGCCGGTTTCGGTGCGGATTCTGCCCGACCCGACGCCGCCGGCGGTTCGATCGGTGCAGCCGGGAGATGGAGCGCGGGTCGGGGCGGTGTCGGCGGTGCGGGTGACCTTCACCAAGCCGGTGGATCCGGACACGCTGGCCGGGGCGTTGGAACTGGTCGGAGCGGGACCGGATGAGGCATTCGACACTCCGGACGACAGGGTGCCTGCGGGATTGACGTTGAGTTACCGCGCCCTGGAACAGGCGGCGGTGTGGACGGTTCCCGACATGCTTGCCGCCGGGCGGTACCGGGTGCGGGTGTTGCCGAGCGTGCGGGACCTGACGGGGAATGCGCTGGCGGAGGCGGTGGTGTCCACGTTTGCCACCGGGGCTTTCCCTGACGCCGATGGCGACTGTCTGCCCGACGATCTCGAACGGGTTCTGGAACTCGATCCGTTCAACCCGGACACCGACGGCAACGGGGTGTTGGACGGCGACGAGGATTTCGCCGGGGACGGGATCTCGAATTGCGAGGCGGTGTTCCTGGGCAAGCCGCTGGTGCCGGTGCTGGCGTCGGGGCGGAGTGTGGTGGCGACGTTGAGAGTGGGCGGGGTGGGGCGGTACCAGATCGACGCGGCGGCCGGGGAACGGTTGCTTGCGAATGTCGGTTGGATGTCGGGATCGGGGACGCCGCACCTGCGGGTGTACGGACCGGACGGGGTGCTGGTGAATCCGGATGGAGCGGCGACGGTGTCGTTCCTGGAGTTCGAGGCGGCGGTGGCGGGCACGTACTACGTCCTGGTGCGGGACGTGGGGGACAACCAGGCGTTGGGGTACCGGCTGACGCTGGTACGGGTGCCGGGGGACCAGGAGCCGGACGACGAGGTGGCGGGGTTGGTGAGCGGGCGGTCGGTGGAAGGGGTGCTGCCGTTGGGGGACCTGGACGTGTTCACCTATGGGGCGGGCGTTGGGGAACGGCTGATCGTGAACGTGGGGTGGATGTCGGGATCGGGGACGCCGCATCTGCGGGTGTACGGACCGGACGGGGTGCTGGTGAATCCGGATGAAGCGGCGACGGTGTCGTTTCTGGAATTCGAGGTGGCGGTGGCGGGCACGTACTCCTTCGTCGTGCGGGACGTGGGGGACAACCAGGCGATGGGGTACCGGCTGACCCTGGTGCGGGTCCCGGGGGACCAGGAGCCGAACGACGAGGTGGCGGGGTTGGTGAGCGGGCGGTCGGTGGAAGGGGTGCTGCCGTTGGGGGACCTGGATGTATTCACCTATGCGGCGGGCGTTGGGGAACGGCTGATTGTGAACCTGGGTTGGATGTCGGGATCAGGGACACCGCATCTGCGGGTGTACGGACCGGACGGGGTGCTGGTGAATCCGGATGGGGCGGCGACGGTGTCGTTTCTGGAGTTCGAGGCGGCGGTGGCGGGCACGTACACCTTCGTCGTGCGGGAAGTCGGGGACAACCATGCGATGGGGTACCGGCTGACCCTGGTGCGGGTCCCGGGGGAACAGGAACCGAACGACGAGGCGGCGGGGTTGGTGAGCGGGCGGTCGGTGGAAGGGGTGCTGCCGTTGGGGGACCTGGACGTGTTCACCTATGCGGCTGGAGTTGGGGAACGGCTGATTGTGAACCTGGGTTGGATGTCGGGATCAGGGACACCGCATCTGAGGGTGTACGGACCGGACGGGGTGCTGGTGAATCCGGATGGGGCGGCGACGGTGTCGTTTCTGGAGTTCGAGGCGGCGGTGGCGGGCACGTACTTCTTCGTCGTGCGGGAAGTCGGGGACAACCATGCGATGGGGTACCGGCTGACGCTGTTGCGGGTGCCGGGGGAACAGGAACCGAACGACGAGGCGGCGGGGTTGGTGAGCGGGCGGTCGGTGGAAGGGGTGCTGCCGTTGGGGGACCTGGACGTGTTCACCTATGCGGCTGGAGTTGGGGAACGGTTGATTG